From a single Arachis hypogaea cultivar Tifrunner chromosome 3, arahy.Tifrunner.gnm2.J5K5, whole genome shotgun sequence genomic region:
- the LOC112789793 gene encoding riboflavin synthase: MATQMAAAAVVSSSIVSTTPKITGSTYASLLLSKAHHHCRLAFNPILKSSPLRLTFLPNKPRSTLPLRRTNATAPQTRCLFTGIVEELGTVKQLGKVPHGGFDMVIAAKTVLEGVNLGDSIAVNGTCLTVTEFDANTFTVGLSPETLRKTSLEELQSGSLVNLERALTPTSRMGGHFVQGHVDGTGIILSKVPEGDSLWIKVKAEKELLKYVVPKGFIAVDGTSLTVVNVNDGEGWFNFMLVAYTQQKVVIPLKEVGQKVNLEADILGKQVERLLSGYISIRSS; this comes from the exons ATGGCAACGCAAATGGCGGCGGCAGCAGTAGTTTCATCTTCTATTGTCTCCACAACCCCCAAAATCACAGGATCAACATACGCCTCTCTCCTCCTTTCCAAAGCCCATCACCATTGCCGCCTCGCGTTCAATCCAATCTTAAAATCCTCTCCACTCCGCCTCACGTTCCTCCCCAATAAACCCAGATCCACCCTCCCCCTCCGCCGCACCAATGCCACCGCACCTCAAACTCGATGCCTCTTCACCGGCATCGTTGAAGAATTGGGAACCGTCAAGCAACTCGGTAAGGTCCCACACGGTGGCTTCGACATGGTAATTGCGGCCAAGACCGTTCTTGAGGGCGTTAACCTCGGCGACAGCATCGCCGTTAACGGAACCTGCCTCACCGTAACGGAGTTCGACGCCAACACGTTCACCGTTGGCTTGTCACCGGAGACTCTGAGGAAGACCTCGCTGGAAGAGCTGCAGAGCGGGTCACTGGTCAACCTGGAGCGGGCGTTGACCCCTACGAGCCGCATGGGCGGGCACTTCGTCCAAGGTCACGTGGATGGCACGGGTATCATACTCTCGAAGGTTCCTGAAGGTGATTCGCTTTGGATCAAG GTAAAGGCTGAGAAGGAGTTGCTGAAGTATGTGGTGCCAAAGGGATTTATTGCAGTGGATGGGACGAGTTTGACGGTGGTGAATGTGAATGATGGAGAAGGATGGTTCAATTTCATGCTTGTGGCGTACACGCAGCAGAAGGTGGTTATTCCATTGAAGGAAGTTGGCCAGAAAGTGAACCTGGAGGCTGACATTCTTGGGAAGCAAGTGGAGAGGCTACTTAGTGGATACATTAGCATTAGGAGCTCTTGA